In Methanobrevibacter thaueri, the genomic stretch ATGCTTGCAATGGTTCCCATCACGGATTTCAATACCTTGTCTTCTGAGTACAGGTATTGGATGGCATTCAATTGCTGTGCACCTTCACGTTTAATCCATTCAAGTCCTCTGACGATTTGGTCACGGTATTGGCGTTGCAGCCTTAAGGCAGCGTCCAATGCCTGATCCTTTTCTCCAAGGGCGATGCTTAAACCCAAACCCTGTTTCTTGTTCTTGCCGCACGCATCAAGAATGTATGAATATTCTTCCAAGTCGCGCAATAGCGGAACTTCCTTAGGAACTGTATAGCAGTCCCCGAAAATGTCAGGGTTTATTTCTATGAGCGCATCCTTCAAGAGATCCTTCTCCTCATCCTCAAGGTCTGTGAACTTTATTCCGTAGGACAGGCCTCTCTTTTCCAGAAATTCCTGTGCGCCCTCTAAATCTCCACTGATTCCAGGCAATGGTGGTGAAAAAGTGTAAGCAAGGGATTTGAAAATAGGTTCTGATGCCTTGGAAACTATTTTTAAGCCTTCGTGAATTTCAACAACTCCACTTTCCATTGCATCGCCAAGTATGGTACTGTTAACTCCAGTGAACCCGCCTTGACCTTGCATATCCCCAAATGCACCAATGAGTGCAAAGTGAGCCAAGTGTTTCTTGTCCAAGTCACGAACAGCCAGGTAAGCTGAACCTGCACCACACAAATCCTTACTTCCGTCAATGCCGAAAAGGTGAGGGTTAATGTGAACCACATTACTCTCAGCTTCTGTGTCATTGACCTGGTGGTGGTCAGCAACTATAACATCATGCTTGTAGGTGTTGAATTCCTTTATGAACGGACTTCCCATGTCTGAGAAGATAAACAAATCATACTTTTCACTTCGAAGCTGATTTACCATATCTTCCTTGAGACGTGGAATTATTGTTGTGTGGAACTGAACGTCTTCCTCTTTTAGAGCATTAGCTATAACTGCTGCCGCTGAAATTCCATCAGCGTCGTTATGAGAAATTAATCTGATAACACTATCCTTTTCAATATGCTCCTTAAGCATATTTGTGGCTTCGCTAGCCCTATTTAACAAGGAGTGCTGCTTCTCTTGGATTATATCTCCAACCTTCTGGTAATGCACCTTCACTTACGTAGTAAGATGCTAATCTTCTGATTCTAGCTTCGATGATTGTTAACCCTCTTTTAGAGTGTAAATCTTTAGGGTTTTCTTCTAAGTGGTCTCTGATGTTAACTGCTCTTCTGATTAAGTTCATTAAATCTTCTGGGTATTCACCAGCTTGACCGTTTCTTTTTAAAATTTGGGTAATTCTTTCACCAGTCACATCTTTAACTGATGGAATTCCGTATTGGTCTCTTAAGATGATACCAATTTCGGAGGTACTTTTACCTTCTTTGTTAAATTTTAAAATCATTTCTTCAATTTCTTCGTCACTATAAGTTACCCATTCTGGTCTTGCCATAATATAAACCTCTTTAAATTTTTTAAATCTTAAATAAGCCCAATTATTTTTACTCTTTAGTAGAATACCATTTGATAAACTGTTCTAAAGAATTTTTTCTATGTGAAAATTGGTTTTTTTCATCAGTTGTAAGTTCTCCGAATGTCTTACCTAAACTAGGCACATAAAACAATGGATCAAAAGCGAATCCTAAATCCCCTCTTTCTTCAACTGCGATTTCTCCTTTGACCTTGCCTAAAAAGATCTTGGGCTCAGAATTGGGGGCACAGTACCCAATAACTGACCTGAATTCGGCATAACGGTCATCAGCATCGGTTAATAACTTTAAAATTCCTTGATTTCCAATAGTATCTTGAACATAATGTGAATATGTTCCCGGAAATCCATTTAAAGCTTTAATGAATAAACCAGCATCTTCAACAATCACAGGTTTTCCAAGTTTACGACTCGCATATTTTGCGCCTGATATGGCCACTTCCTCAAGAGTTCCCTGAGGCTCTTCGTAACCTAAATCAATATGCTCAAGTTTAATGTCATAATCCTTGAAAATATTCTCTGCTTCTTTAACTTTATGTTCGTTACCAGTTATAAATGTTATCATATTTTTAATTATGAATTCATTTTTTTATAAATTTATCTTAAAAAAATCGCGCTTAAATCTTCAATGCGATTCGACATCAACGCGATGAAAATTAAAAAAAGAGTAGATAACTTAATATCTACTTTTTAACAGTGATTTTAACCTTTTTGCTTGCCTTTTTATAGTATTTGTTGCCTGAAAATTTAATGGTGGCTTTGTATTTGCCTTTTTTAGTCAATTTCTTTACTTTAAATGTGGCCTTACCTTTTGAATTGGTTTTGGCCTTGTATTTTTTACCTTTGACTTTTAAAGTGACTTTAGCCTTTTTAATTGCTTTGCCTTTAGTGTTCTTCAAGGTCACAACATACTTTTTGGTTTTTTGAGATCTTTTGAAGGATTTCTTTTTGGAAATGATTTTCACTTTTTCCTTGTTGATCTTTACATTAACCGTCTTATCGCTAACTTTACAGTTTTTGCCTTTGACTTTAATAACAAGTTTTTTAGAACCTGCTTTTGCAGTTTTTAAAGCTATTGAAGTTAGTTTTATGGTTGCAACACCCTTAGAATTGGTTTTAGCAGAACCTATAGTTTTACCATTCAAAACGAAAGTGACTGTTTGGGACGGGACAAAATTGCCTTTTTCATCCTTTAGAGTGATGCTATATTTACCGCCATAATTTATAACAAAACTGGCGGTCTTGGCGGTTATGCTTGCTTTTAAAGGATTAACAGTGAAATTGCCATATAACTCATATTCGACAAAATCAGGGCATTTATAAACCGCAACATATTTATATTCGCCCGCATCCAAATTGGAAATTTTGAAAACCGCATTACCGTCGCTTGCATTGGCGTAGTAAACATTTCCATTAATCTTAAGCAATACTGTAGCATTAGGGTTTGCGTATATGCCGGATTGATTTGTTACATTGAAACTGATAGACAGCATACTGCCATAAACATTGTTTTCAATGCCTGCAAAGTTAATTTCGACTGATTTTAAAAAAATCGGGCTATCGGAAGTTATATTGTTTAAAATGATTACTCCCCTATCTGAAATAACATTATTTGAGGAAAACAATTTTCCAACATTGTCCCCAAATTCAGAATCAGATATGTTTAAAAAATCTTCGAAAAATATTGCACCTGCAATTTCAGCAGAATTATTATTAAACACAGATTTGAAAATTTCTCCCACTTCACCAATAAATACGGCTCCTCCGTATGAATCAGCTTCATTATTTGTAAAAATGGAATCTTCAATACTTACTACTTCTGAATAGATAGCACCACCAAAACTTGCAGTGTTGCCGTCAAAAAGACAATCTAAAATGCAATTTTCGTCATCACTGCAAATTGCACCTCCGATTTCAGCATGATTGTCATAAAAGCGTGAAGCGTTGATTGTGGAATTCCTATTGTTTGAGATTTCAATTGCTCCTCCTAAATTGGCGCCATTATTGACGAATGTATTGTTGGATATGATGGCATCTGAACCTTCAAGGTATATGGCACCACCTTCACTGGCATTGTTATCTTCAAATGTGCTGTTCAGTATTTGGCTATTGTCACTTATACATTCAATAGCACCACCAATATCAGCAGTATTATTGTAAAAATAACAATTAACAATCATACCTTCCATTTCAGAGCCATGAACCGCTCCACCGTTGCTGGCAGAATTATTTATAAATTGACAATAATCAATTCTATAGTTTTTTCCATTCACATAGACGGCACCGCCTACCTCAGCAGAATTATTATCGAAATATGTCATATATAGGTTGAATCCGTTACCAATGGCATATATGGCTCCTCCATCGTTGAATGCAAAATTATCCAAAAATTCACAATATTCAACATGCCCGGATGAACCTGACCAGTCAATGACTCCCCCATAATTCGCAAAATTATTGTAAAAGCTGCAGGAGGACACATTTCCTTGAGTTCCATACCAATCAATCAAATGGCCAGATTCGCCACACCTGAAGGAATTGAACACAATATCTCGAAGAACAACATTGGACCCATGTACAGTAATCAAACTGAAGTCCTTGATACCTTCACCGCCATAAAATGTGAATCCCCTACCGTCAATGGTCACATTATCGCAATTAATTATAATTCCAGAGGTTTCATTTTCCACATAATAGTCATTATCCAAACTGATTACGTCTCCGGGGCGGGCATTTCCTATTTCACTTACAAGATTAGAGAAATTGCCTTTATCATCCTTTAATTTAAAATCGTCTATATTTGAACTTGATGTATCATCGATCATGTTCTGTGAGCACAAATCAGAATCATCAATGCCCGTATCATTGCAGTCAACAGCAGACACGCCTGCAATTGAAACAACAAAGCATAATAGTATAAGCAACTTAAAAACTTCTTTAAACTTCATAAAAACCCCTACAGTATCTTTGGAACATAAATTATGTTAATTTCCTCATCCGGAGGACCGGCAAGAAACTCATCATCGATTGCGTCTGAAAGCAATTCCCATACTCTGGAAGTAAATTCATCAAAAAGGTTATTTACAATATTTATCCATCCATCTCTGGTAAATACGTCAATTTTATCGTCAAAAGATGGG encodes the following:
- a CDS encoding XTP/dITP diphosphatase; translation: MITFITGNEHKVKEAENIFKDYDIKLEHIDLGYEEPQGTLEEVAISGAKYASRKLGKPVIVEDAGLFIKALNGFPGTYSHYVQDTIGNQGILKLLTDADDRYAEFRSVIGYCAPNSEPKIFLGKVKGEIAVEERGDLGFAFDPLFYVPSLGKTFGELTTDEKNQFSHRKNSLEQFIKWYSTKE
- a CDS encoding 30S ribosomal protein S15, coding for MARPEWVTYSDEEIEEMILKFNKEGKSTSEIGIILRDQYGIPSVKDVTGERITQILKRNGQAGEYPEDLMNLIRRAVNIRDHLEENPKDLHSKRGLTIIEARIRRLASYYVSEGALPEGWRYNPREAALLVK
- a CDS encoding Ig-like domain-containing protein; its protein translation is MKFKEVFKLLILLCFVVSIAGVSAVDCNDTGIDDSDLCSQNMIDDTSSSNIDDFKLKDDKGNFSNLVSEIGNARPGDVISLDNDYYVENETSGIIINCDNVTIDGRGFTFYGGEGIKDFSLITVHGSNVVLRDIVFNSFRCGESGHLIDWYGTQGNVSSCSFYNNFANYGGVIDWSGSSGHVEYCEFLDNFAFNDGGAIYAIGNGFNLYMTYFDNNSAEVGGAVYVNGKNYRIDYCQFINNSASNGGAVHGSEMEGMIVNCYFYNNTADIGGAIECISDNSQILNSTFEDNNASEGGAIYLEGSDAIISNNTFVNNGANLGGAIEISNNRNSTINASRFYDNHAEIGGAICSDDENCILDCLFDGNTASFGGAIYSEVVSIEDSIFTNNEADSYGGAVFIGEVGEIFKSVFNNNSAEIAGAIFFEDFLNISDSEFGDNVGKLFSSNNVISDRGVIILNNITSDSPIFLKSVEINFAGIENNVYGSMLSISFNVTNQSGIYANPNATVLLKINGNVYYANASDGNAVFKISNLDAGEYKYVAVYKCPDFVEYELYGNFTVNPLKASITAKTASFVINYGGKYSITLKDEKGNFVPSQTVTFVLNGKTIGSAKTNSKGVATIKLTSIALKTAKAGSKKLVIKVKGKNCKVSDKTVNVKINKEKVKIISKKKSFKRSQKTKKYVVTLKNTKGKAIKKAKVTLKVKGKKYKAKTNSKGKATFKVKKLTKKGKYKATIKFSGNKYYKKASKKVKITVKK
- a CDS encoding single-stranded-DNA-specific exonuclease RecJ; this encodes MLNRASEATNMLKEHIEKDSVIRLISHNDADGISAAAVIANALKEEDVQFHTTIIPRLKEDMVNQLRSEKYDLFIFSDMGSPFIKEFNTYKHDVIVADHHQVNDTEAESNVVHINPHLFGIDGSKDLCGAGSAYLAVRDLDKKHLAHFALIGAFGDMQGQGGFTGVNSTILGDAMESGVVEIHEGLKIVSKASEPIFKSLAYTFSPPLPGISGDLEGAQEFLEKRGLSYGIKFTDLEDEEKDLLKDALIEINPDIFGDCYTVPKEVPLLRDLEEYSYILDACGKNKKQGLGLSIALGEKDQALDAALRLQRQYRDQIVRGLEWIKREGAQQLNAIQYLYSEDKVLKSVMGTIASIGLSVELLDNSKPVIGLSRLHRDIKISGRTTREMVDRGVNLGKALQDSSNNFNGTGGGHDIAAGAMIPYEAKDNFLHLVDEMVEYQLNND